One part of the Sphingobacterium sp. LZ7M1 genome encodes these proteins:
- the xseB gene encoding exodeoxyribonuclease VII small subunit — protein MENKYSYKDAFEELQHIVSDIESGDIAVDELTAKINRASELLTICKAKLTASEEEVEKLLQKLENDNKAGEGDFE, from the coding sequence ATGGAAAATAAATACAGCTATAAAGATGCGTTCGAGGAACTTCAACATATTGTTTCAGACATCGAATCTGGTGATATTGCTGTAGATGAGTTGACAGCCAAGATCAATAGGGCATCTGAATTGTTGACTATCTGCAAGGCGAAACTAACAGCTTCAGAAGAAGAAGTAGAAAAACTATTGCAGAAACTGGAGAATGATAACAAAGCTGGGGAAGGTGATTTTGAATAA